The Lepidochelys kempii isolate rLepKem1 chromosome 2, rLepKem1.hap2, whole genome shotgun sequence genomic interval TAGATGTTGAAATAAGCATGTAGACACATCATGCAAGCACGAATCTTACTTCCTGATTCAAATACCATGGTATAAGCTCCATTTCCAAACATGATCACACCAAATATAAACTCAATAATATTGCCTGTTGAACGAACATAGTAGACATAATCATCAAGCTTTTCCCATAGGACATTATAGTAGCCATCAATCATGAATAGTACATAAACCGTGATAGAAACAATTACTTTTAGGCAAAGTTCCACACAGAATGCTGTAACTGCAAAAAGCCATGTATTTAGTGCATAGTGGTGCCAAAGGATATAACTGAGCAGAACTGGAAGAATAAAAAGGCAAGCTGAAACAAGAAGTACAGGGAAGTGTCTGCGAAATGATGACACATGGGAGGCACTGAGAGACATTAGTACAGGGTCTGTCATTCCATGGATAAAATGCAGGACTGCAGTTAACAAAAGGCACATGTTTCGACTTAGGCGAACTAGTCTCTCTTCTGGCTTTAGACCACTTAAGCCAGTCTGCagagccaaaataaaaaataaaacaggtgcTACAAAACCAAGCCTCTTGTCATCTTCATCAGTTGATCCAATAAAGGCCAAAATACCCAGACCCAAATAATGGGCTACTGAAGAAATTACAGCGCTCATGCCTAAGACAGTTAAAGTAGAATCACACCCACTTATTATAAGACTGCAAACTAGTTCCCAACAATTTTCCCAAGAAATCAAGTAGAACTTCTCTTCTGTATTAGTTTCTGCCATCTTGACAACATAAGTTAACACAACTGCTTGTGCTGTAAGTCTCGTTAGCCAGAACACACGCAGTACAGCTGGAAAACGAATCCTTTTCCACGTATCTTCCATCAATAACTGTAATCCATAAATGCGATACATATGCCTTAAAAGGAGATAAACGTATCGTGTGGAATAATAGAACCATTTAATTTTCATAACTAAATTGATTGTGGTATGTAATGTCAGAATTAGGCctgaaataaaaactaaaatCTGTCTGACATTTAAAGGTAATTCAATGATCAAGCCTATTATAGGAATCAGTATATCCAGTATGATTAGTTGGGAGTATATGGACTGTACGTTTAACAATGTAACATATCCAATCCCAAAGGTAAGCTGAAGGATAGAAAGTGCCATCCATAGTGAGGGTCCTTTATGAGGGAGGAACTGAATTCCAAAAGCTGCTGTGTAGTAAGCACTGTAGAAGTTTATGTGCAAAGAAGCATAATAATTCACCAACACTGAGGTTGCAGCTAGCAGAAATGCTGAGCTGATCATATAAAACTTGAAAAGTGCTCGCTGTTGCAAGACCAGAACAACACTGGATACAAAGACCCCTAAAAAACAGAATGAAATCATTTAGTTTTCAGCAGAAATTAGACATACGCATTTTACCTATTAACTCTCATGATACACAGTTCAGAGTTTTTAGCTTTGATGCTTTTATTTACCTTTAAACATTTCTAAAAAACATTTGTGAGTAGAGCTACTCTTTAAACTTTAGCTTTTTCTGTGCAAGAGGCACAGGGTACAGGACTACTTAACTTGCTTTTAATACACACAAAAAGTGAGCCCCACACCAATTATGCAAAAACAGTAAGTCACCACCACAACTGTCCGTCTTTTTTGCAATTTCAATACAAAGACTTAACTACTTCCCCCATCTCGGTAGAGTGGGATCCTTCCAGATCAGTATTGAGACACAATGCAgggagattcatagattttaagacctgATGGGACAtttgttcatctagtctgactttctgtatatCACACACCACTAAATTTCCACTCAGCTACACCCGTATTGAGCCAAATAACTTATTTTTGACAAAAGCACTGAATTGCCAATGCCTGAACTCTTCAAGTACTGTGAATCtatagaggacttcagtctgtAGGACAATTAATCCAGAGCCTttcactaacttttttttttaattatttttaaaatttagagaACAGTATAAGTAAAATGTTGCTATCAGAATATATTTTGAAACCTTCAGACATTCTTAAATTGCTGCTATTTTGAGGTGTTCACTTCAATCATTCTAAGAAGTCAAGCTATTACAACACCTTAAATAATCTAGTGTCCAATTAGTTTAACTTTTTAGTTTGACGATAGGAAaccaattatttttgtaatataaGTATGATAGTAAGAGAGAAAGCCAAGAATACAACTGTGCACATTCATTTTCATACAGGATACCATATTCCTATCCAGATCTGTAGAAAGTTGCTGAAAACCTAGGGTAAAACCTACAATTTTTTTTACGTATTTCTAACAGCTGTTTGACTCAAATGACAAAACAATCCGCTCCAATTTGCTTGAGGCAGCATTTTTCAACCTTTTGAGATTGGTGACCACTTATTCAAAGTCAAATTTTGCAATCTAACATTTTCACTCTTATAGTAAATGTATTAACAATGATAAACctatatatttttgtgtgtgtcgaGAGATTGGTAGGGAATACTTGAAGGGTAAGGGTCTGCAGGGAATAggggaagattttttttgttttagactGTGATACCCCAACCCAATTCCTTTCATGACCCTGCTGCGGGTTACAACCCACTGGCTGAGCAACACTGGTCTAGAGAAACCAAAAACATACTGCTCTTACAAGCTGAGAGACAATCACAGAAATTAGACCTAATTGGAAAATAGAATAGATACTAGTCACTGTAGGCCATTCCCTATAACacattttaaagtttgttttcccAGTCTAGCTAGATTTAGTTTTCCTACATTATGGAGGGAATTTTAGGATTCCGTTCCACAGCTTAATAGATTGTTAGGAAGTTTTCAGAAAAAATGTGTATTAATTTCATCTTGTAACTCCTAGATATACATCCTTGTACTACCATAAATAATTTGACATAATTTGATATTTATACTATTCAGATATTTTTGAATTGTTATGTCTCATCCTATgtaatttcatctttttttttttatacgtGTACAGATTTACTTTTATTGGTcttgtttgcccacctctgaattAGAGGGAGTTCAAAGTACGGCCCATGGGAcactcctgcccagcccctgagctcctggcctggaagGCTAACCCGCAGAAccttccctgctgttccccctccccccgcagcctcagctcactgcaccaccGGCACAATCCTCTgggcagcagagctgcagagtcACAGCCTggcccggtgctctgtgctgcgtggtggtatggctggctccagccgggcggtaCAGCAGCCTggcccggtgctctgtgctgcgtggtggtatggctggctccagccgggcggtaCAGCAGCCTggcccggtgctctgtgctgcgtggtggtatggctggctccagccgggcggtaCAGCAGCCTggcccggtgctctgtgctgcgtggtggtatggctggctccagccgggcggtaCAGCAGCCTggcccggtgctctgtgctgcgtggtggtatggctggctccagccgggcggtaCAGCAGCCTggcccggtgctctgtgctgcgtggtggtatggctggctccagccgggcggtaCAGCAGCCTggcctggtgctctgtgctgcgtggtggtatggctggctccagccgggcggtaCAGCAGCCTggcccggtgctctgtgctgcgtggtggtatggctggctccagccgggcggtaCAGCAGCCTGGCCCAGTGCTCTGGGCACCGCGGCTGTAGTGCTTCCagcgctccaggcagcgcggtaagggggtgggggtttggatagagggcaggggagtttggggtgatGGTCAGTGggcggggatgtggataggggtcggggcggtcagagggcagggaacaggggagttGAATGGGGGCATGGGGTTCCAGGGACGGTCAGGGAGAAGTGGTGgctggatggggcggcggggggcagtcaggaatgagaggatgggttggatgaggcaggggggctgccaagggacgggggcgagaagcggggggggggtcggatgggggcaGGTGCCGGACCtctatacaatttcagaaacccgatgtggccctcaggccaaaaggtttgcctgcccctgctctaatttatctctctctcttataAGGTCTTGTAATAAGGTGTTCAGAACTGAACAAACTCATACAGAGAGGAACTATTAACTACTTGTTTTGTGACATGATAGAATTCTGTGATGTGTGTACAAAAGCATTGGTCTTTGCCTGCCATATCACTGTGAAAACTCACACCGAATTTGTTGTCTGTCAATTTCAGGTCTCAGCATATTTGTTTGCCACATTTTTCCCTCATATAGAATTTGTGATGTCTTTTGCCCCCGATTTAAAAGCTTGCATTTTTCCATGTTTAATCTTGTTGTGTTTTTCTTGGGCCATGTTTCTAATCTCTACATATATTTGTATTATCTCTGTCCTTCCAATGCCTCCTTCTTTAGTATCATCTATGCATTTCATTAGTGTGCCATTTATCACCTCAACAACCACCTCCAAGTCATTATTGAAAATGTTAAATACAATGGGACTCACACTAGCCTCTGTAATACCTCACTCGTCCATGGCCCTTCTGCCCATGCGACAGTGTTCACATCCAAACCAGTCTGGATAAATTTTGACTAATAtcgtgaggatttttttttttttttgcgcttcTGCAATAACACACCATTCTAAGTAACGAAGAGCTGCAGGCACCTGCTCGGGATAGGATTGTACCCAGTACCAGTGTAGTTCTAGCTATACACATATCGTGAGTTGCTAGCAACTTCATTTGGAAAATCCAAATATATCATACCTGGTTCATGTGTTTTATATAAGGACAGAACCCGATTGCTttctgaaaataatattttaaattgattGCTGCACAATGCTCTAAATCCTCTGAGAACAAAGATTTACAAACAGTAAAAAACAATTATCTTAACATGAGGATGACATTACTAATAGTGTAATTTGTATCTTCCCTTATACTGTAATCAATACCTCTAATTCCCTTGTTTCTATTCTCAGCTGCACTCCCTGcaatttgtcaatatctttctggtaatgtggtacccagaattcAACAGAGTATTCAAAAGTCAGTAATATACAAGCTATATTAGAAGGAACTATTACTTGTCCAcatactatttattttttaactctttaatCAGCCACTGAACTGTCTTTCCACCCCCAACTCTGTCCACCTCAAGCTCAATCTACACTTAGAAAGCAACATCTCCAGTGAACCTGTCAAATCAGCACACCCCAAAGAAGAGATATTGCCTTCTGAAGTGACAATTTAATGCATTAGACACACATGACCCCAGAAATGATTTTAATGCTTAAAGAAAACTGGGAGCCAAAGGAGATGGTGAAAGGAGAGTGTGTAATTAGGGAGATAAAGTGAGAGGTTAAGCAGAAAGGTTAGAGAAAGCTTGGAAATAGTTTTAGGACTCCATTCTGCCCTGACTTCCTATTCACCTAATCCCAGTTGAAGCCAATGTGGTTACTTACATAGGAAGCAAATCAGGGCAGAACTGAATACAAAACTTAAACGGAAGCAACAGGATTCCATAATGTACCATAACTGTACAGCATTCCATTCATTCTTCTCAAAACAAGATATACTATCTGGAATAGCGTTTCAAAACTATTCAAACAGCACTCTCCAACAGTAGCAATGAAATTTCATTGGGACACATAACCTTTCCTCCCATCCATAGCTAAATTAGGGTATTTATCCTATTTTTATAAAAGTATATCAAATGCTGCAAccagtttagtttttaaaaaaagaaaaggagtacctgtggcactttagagactaacaaatttatttgagcataagctttcttccAAAACTTTCCATGgaggaaaaataaacaaagaacaaaatgatTACCCGCTCCTTCTCCAAAAACCTATCATACAGACACCATTCTGAAGAGTGCCATAATCATATTATTAGACACTTAACAGAGATCATCCAATAACAAACACACCAACTCTCATTTATGTGGGATTAATTCCAAGGCACTTTCTAAAGCATCTGCCTCATACAAAACAGGACTTTGAAAGGTGTTTGAAAGGTGTTCTAAACGAGACATTTAGAAGTATCACttaaaaaaaaggtaatttaTCAGTTTAAGGTAGTGCCCACACCAGCTTAGGGAACAGAGGGAGTAAGTCAGGGCCTTCCAGTCCCGCAAGACAAGAGAGACCTTCCTAATGAACAGGAACCATTTACCCCCCTCCCTTTCTCCCAACATACAGAAAAGCAGGAACAAGAAGGGCTCCTTCTCCAAAAGCACCACTACCAGCTTCAACTGAAGGCACAGCGGGCACATGAAGGCTTTCTAGCCTGCATACTACAATCCATGAACTCACCTAGGCACTGAGCCATGTAGCCTACCCAATTCTTCacatgagcagcagcagccacaagaagcctttgtgtaatgacacatccactccagtaaaactatttctctttGTGGGTGGCAGGGAtggatagcccagtggtttgagcattggcctgctaaacccagggttgtgagttcaatccttgagggggccatttagggatctggggcaaaaattggggattggtcctgctttaagcagggggttggactagatgacctcctgaggtcccttccaaccctgatagtctatgatttctgctcctactgttcttgtaaagtgctggaaatgacccaccttgactatcactacaaaaggttctgccccccgccgctctcctgctggtaatagctcaccttgtcactcttgttacagtctgtatggtaacacccattgtttcatgttctctgtgtatataaaatctcccccgctatattttccactgtatgcgtccgacaaagtgagctgtagctcatgaaagcttatgctctaataaattggttagtctctaaggtgccacaagtactccttttctttttgcagatacagactaacacggctgctactctgaaacattgtaTTTTgtgttcccttcccccaccttctGCCTCTCTCCTGTCTTTTGGGATTGCAAACTCTGTACAGGTAGGAACTGCATTTGTACCGTGCTTAGGACAATAGTATCCCAGTCCTGTTTATGGGACACAGgaacactactgtaatataaatatattatatatcacacaggaaaacaatgaaaaattccCCACTATCAACCATGACTCCTGCCAAGTTTCACTTTTTCCCTATCTGGGAATTCTTTTTCTTGTACTTTATAAGCTATaggattgaaaaaactgggtttctttaatctgaggaagagaagactgaggggagacatgatcatagaatcacagggttggaagggacctcgggaggtcatctagtccaaccccctgctcaaagcaggaccaatccccaatttttaccccatccctaaatggccccctcaaggattgaactcacaactctgggtttagcagaccaatgctcaaaccactgagctatccctccacgcTGCAGTTTtaaagtacgtaaaaggttgttacaaagatgAAGGTGAAAAACTGTTCTTGTTAATCTTTggagataggacaagaagcaataggcttagattgcagcaagggaggtttaggtttgacatgaggaaaaacttcctgtcagggtggttaagcccaGGAACAAATTGACtagagaggctgtggaatctctgtcactgaaggtttttaagaacaggttaggaacacctgtcaggaatggtctagttattatgtagccctgccttgagtgcaagggactgcaCTAAatactagatgacctcttgaggtcccttccagtcccacacttctgtgattctattacaTTCAAAGATTTTGAAGTATGTTTCAACAAAGCATATTACACttctggtggttgttttttaaagtctctCTTATCAGAATGTGATATGTGTAAGATCACCAAGCAAAGGACTGTTGAAAATCTCCAGACTACACAGAACATTACAATCTCAAatatggagaaaaagaaaaactctAAAGAGAAATGGATAGTAATGCAAAATGGTCACATAGCAGAAGACCCATTACCACAGTGTAATCTATTTTAGAGACACTGAAGGTATTAGCTTCAGCATCACTTGCAGGACTCGTTAGCCGGATAAAGTTACAATCATAATTCCTAACACTTGgatggaattttaaaattttctaggGTTCTCAAATTGTTACTGAGGGGCAAAAATATCTCATTTGAGGGCAGGTTAGGAGCCACAGGCAAAAAGCAAGAGAATGAGGAAAGAGGAGCAGAAGAAATCTCTTCAGTTTACTTCAGTTAGGAGATATGTAGCAGAAGGAATCAGCTCTCAACTTGCTGCTGTTAGGAGGGAGAGATGCtgaagcagaaggaaaaaaatgatGAGTGGAGAATAAAAGAGTGAAACGCTATGAGCTCAATGAAGTCAGaccagcagcaggagaggaggaaagTGCAGACATATCTACTCAATACAGGTAAAAAAGAGAACTAGGGCAACAGAACAGAGACTAGAGAATTCGGATCAGCTGGCAGTGAAACAGGAAGGAGAAGAAACGTGGAAGCGCTCAAGGGAAGGGGCCCTAGGTATAGAAGGGTTGCGGGGAAACAGGCGTAAGACACCAAGAAGAGTTATGGGGAAAGCAGCAGCCACCAGACAGAGGCTGGCGGGTGACTCGGCTGAGCtcgaagtggggagggaggcggCCGGGAGGTGTGCGGATGCACCAACaaggaggaaaggagtacttgtggcaccttagagactaaccaatttatctgagcatgagctttcgtgagctacagctcacttcatcggatgcataccgtagaaactgcagaagacattatatacacaacaAGGAGGGTGGCGGACAGTTGGGAAAGTGCAGGTATCCCCCGGGGCCCAGGGGGATACCCAGCCCCCGCGGCAGTGCCTCCAGGAGCCGGGGTGGGATAAGAAAGGGGATGTACAGTGGAAGAGGTCTcccccagcagcacccccaggagcccgGTGAACAGGGGGAGGAGAGTAaagggggggtgtctctcccccagcagcacccccaggagcTCAGTgaacagggggaggggaagaaagggggggtctccccccagcagcacccccaggagcccgGCGCACGGGGGGGGTCTCTCACCCAGCAGccgcagcagcacccccaggagcccgGCGCACAGGGAGCCCCCCGGCAGGGGGTAAGAGTTGAAGATGGCGTCGATGAGGAAGAGGCTGGGCACCCGCAGCGCAACTTCCAGCCCTGTTCGGAGCCGcgggcccagccccagccccggcagCTGCGGGGGACCAGGGGCCGCCATCCCCCGGGACCCGCCGCCTCGTACCAGTCTCTGGCCCAGGGACCTCGCTATAGTCCTGCTCCCGCCTCCTGGACGGGCCAGGCCCCCCGCAGTGCGGCCTCCTCCATGTTCCTTTCGCGCTCGGGCCTCGGCCTGCGGCAGCCCGCACCACCCtacagggagggggaggcggagACACGGCGCCGTCACAATgcgcggccccgcccccggcttcCACCCGGGGCGGGCGGCTGCTGCCGCTGGGGGCTCGGGGAGGGTTTTCGccgggagccctgctgcccccgggTCTCGCACACCGCCCCATAGACTCCCCGCACACCGGGCTGCCCCTTCAGTCCCCCGCACACCGCCCGGCCGCCCCATAGACCCCCTCACACCGGGCTGCCGCCTCAGCCCCCCCGCATACCGCCCGGCCGCCCC includes:
- the RNF139 gene encoding E3 ubiquitin-protein ligase RNF139 isoform X2; the protein is MISSAFLLAATSVLVNYYASLHINFYSAYYTAAFGIQFLPHKGPSLWMALSILQLTFGIGYVTLLNVQSIYSQLIILDILIPIIGLIIELPLNVRQILVFISGLILTLHTTINLVMKIKWFYYSTRYVYLLLRHMYRIYGLQLLMEDTWKRIRFPAVLRVFWLTRLTAQAVVLTYVVKMAETNTEEKFYLISWENCWELVCSLIISGCDSTLTVLGMSAVISSVAHYLGLGILAFIGSTDEDDKRLGFVAPVLFFILALQTGLSGLKPEERLVRLSRNMCLLLTAVLHFIHGMTDPVLMSLSASHVSSFRRHFPVLLVSACLFILPVLLSYILWHHYALNTWLFAVTAFCVELCLKVIVSITVYVLFMIDGYYNVLWEKLDDYVYYVRSTGNIIEFIFGVIMFGNGAYTMVFESGSKIRACMMCLHAYFNIYLQAKNGWKTFINRRTAVKKINSLPEVKGSRLHEIDDVCAICYHEFTTSARITPCNHYFHALCLRKWLYIQDTCPMCHQKVYIEEKENANISNNGFVAPNENPVEVAEEAAHEINEDNDSTDSGDDDDCVAEHQNETLNVDSDSVGD
- the RNF139 gene encoding E3 ubiquitin-protein ligase RNF139 isoform X1, with the protein product MAAPGPPQLPGLGLGPRLRTGLEVALRVPSLFLIDAIFNSYPLPGGSLCAGLLGVLLRLLGVFVSSVVLVLQQRALFKFYMISSAFLLAATSVLVNYYASLHINFYSAYYTAAFGIQFLPHKGPSLWMALSILQLTFGIGYVTLLNVQSIYSQLIILDILIPIIGLIIELPLNVRQILVFISGLILTLHTTINLVMKIKWFYYSTRYVYLLLRHMYRIYGLQLLMEDTWKRIRFPAVLRVFWLTRLTAQAVVLTYVVKMAETNTEEKFYLISWENCWELVCSLIISGCDSTLTVLGMSAVISSVAHYLGLGILAFIGSTDEDDKRLGFVAPVLFFILALQTGLSGLKPEERLVRLSRNMCLLLTAVLHFIHGMTDPVLMSLSASHVSSFRRHFPVLLVSACLFILPVLLSYILWHHYALNTWLFAVTAFCVELCLKVIVSITVYVLFMIDGYYNVLWEKLDDYVYYVRSTGNIIEFIFGVIMFGNGAYTMVFESGSKIRACMMCLHAYFNIYLQAKNGWKTFINRRTAVKKINSLPEVKGSRLHEIDDVCAICYHEFTTSARITPCNHYFHALCLRKWLYIQDTCPMCHQKVYIEEKENANISNNGFVAPNENPVEVAEEAAHEINEDNDSTDSGDDDDCVAEHQNETLNVDSDSVGD